A stretch of DNA from Anaerobacillus isosaccharinicus:
AATGAGACTTTTGTTTTACGGAATAATGTGTATATGTCCGTTGAACCGTTTAAACAAATGAATGATAGACTTCTTGTAGGATTTACAACAAGAAAAGATGGATATAGTATGGAACCATATAGCTCTCTAAATCTTGGGTTGCATGTACATGACAACGATGAAGAGGTTATTGCTAACCGAGAAAAGCTAGCAAATGAATTACAAATAGCACTAGCTAACTGGGTGTTTTCAGAACAAGTCCACGGATCTAATATAAAAAAAGTTTCAAAAAAGGATTGTGGAGCTGGCACCCACGAATTAACTAATGCGATCTTGGATACTGATGGTTTATATACGAACGATAAAAATGTATTATTGGCAAGCCTTTATGCCGATTGTGTTCCGCTTTATTTCTATTCACCGACTTATAATATTGTTGGGTTAGCTCATGCAGGATGGAAAGGCACAGTTGGAGGAATAGGTCCTAAAATGGTCCAACGCTGGACAGAGGATGAACAAATCCCTCTAGAAGCAATTTACGTTGCAATTGGACCCTCCATATCCAAAGAAAAATATGAAGTCGATGACTTTGTCATTAGTAAAGTAAAGGATGTTGTTACTAATCATCATCACCTACTATACGAAGAAGTTAAACCAAATAAATATCTACTAGATTTGAAAGAGTTGAATAAACAACTCCTAATCCGTGTAGGAATTAAAGAGGAACATATTTTCGTTTCTAATTATTGCACATACAAAGAAAGCGATTTGTTTTTCTCTTATCGTCGTGAACAACAAACTGGAAGAATGATGAGTTTTATTGGTAGAACATAAGGAGGCAATAACGTTGACAGTAAAACAAAACTTAGCCCGAATACAACAGGAGATTGATGCTGCCTGTCAGCGGGTAGGGAGAGAAAAAAATAGTGTAAAAATTATCGCTGTAACGAAATACGTCAGTGATGAGAGAGCAAAAGAGGCACTAGAAGCAGGTATTTCTCATATTGGGGAAAATCGTGCTGAAGAAGGAGCCCGAAAATGGCATGTTCTAAATGGAAATGGTACTTGGCATTTTATCGGAACGTTACAATCTCGTAAAGTAAAAGAGATGATCGAGATCTTTGATTATATTCATTCGCTAGACCGGCTTAGTTTAGCAAAGGAAATTCAAAAAAGGGCATCGAAAATAGTTAAATGCTTTATTCAAGTTAATGTTTCTGGTGAAGACTCTAAGCATGGGTTACAACCATCACAATTGATTGAGTTTGTTACTGCGTTAAGTCAATTCTCATTTATTGAGGTTGTTGGTTTAATGACAATGGCCCCAAACGAAGAAGATCCAGAAGCAACAAGACCGAATTTCCGAAAACTAAAAGATCTTCAAAAAGAGGTACAAGCTCTTAAACTTCCATATGCACCTTGTGAAGAGCTTTCAATGGGCATGTCAAATGATTTTCACATTGCCATTGAAGAAGGCGCAACATTTGTTAGAATTGGTACATCGTTAGTAGGAAAGGAAATGTAAAATGTAAGATGTAGAATAAGAATTAAGAATTAAAAATATTCTACATCCTACATTTTACATTCTACATTCTACATTCTACATTTAAAAAAGGGAGAGAGAGTAATGAGCTTGAAAACGAAATTTAAGCGTTTTTTTGAGTTAGAAGATGACAATAATGATTCACAATTAGCTCAAAATCAATATGAAGAGATAGATGAAGAATATATAACACGTAGTCCTGAGAAGAAGTCGGATAAAAAAAATGTGGTTAGTATTCAAAGTGTCCAAAAATCAGCAAAAGTCATGTTAATTGAACCAAGAACATATGATGAGGTACAAGATATTGCTGATCATTTAAAAAATCGTAAAGCAGTTGTTATAAATTTACAAAGAATAAGTCATGACCAAGCTAAACGAATTGTCGATTTTTTAAGTGGAACAGTGTATGCTATAGGAGGAGACATTCAAAAACTGGGGGCTAACATTTTCCTTTGCACTCCTGATAATGTTGATGTAACTGGGGCAATTTCAGATTTCTTAACTGAGTGAATTTCATAATTATTAAAACGAGCCATATCAACTATATGTTACGCAACTACATATAGTATCTTAATGGCGATAATATATAATTATGAATTTCACTAGAATAAATATTAAAAGTAGGTGAATAGATAATGGCTCAAATTGCAAGTATTATTAATCAATTATTATTTCTGTACTCGTATGTAGTTATTGCGTATATCTTAATGTCGTGGTTTCCAAATGCTAGAGAATCTTCAATTGGACAATTTATTGCCTCCATTGTTGAACCATACTTAGCTCCGTTCCGTAAAATAATTCCTCCTCTAGGGATGATTGATATTTCTCCAATCGTTGCGATCATTGCGCTACGACTAGCAACAAATGGGGTTAATGCGATTTTCTCAATGTTTTAAGATAGGTTCTTAAACAATGAGTATGTATGATCATTTCCGGAAAGAAGAACGTCCTTTTGTTGATCAAGTCTTAGAATGGAAAGAGCTTGTTAAAGGTCGATTTGTACATAAGTTAACGGATTTTTTAGACCCCCGGGAGCAACAAATAATAACAACGATCATCGGGCAAGATCAGGAAGTTCGTTTTTCGTTTTTTGGAGGAACGGAAGAAACAGAACGAAAACGGGCTTTCTTGTTCCCACCTTTTTTAGAACCAACTGTTTTGGACTATCAGCTTTCGGCTTATAAAGTTCATTATCCGCAGAAATTTATTCAACTTACACACCCCGATTTGTTGGGGGCGATGATGGCTTTAGGGTTGAAGAGGGACAAGTTTGGCGACATCTATATACAAGAGGAAGTAATTCATATTGTTATTGCCTCTGAAATAAGCAGTTACGTTGAAGCTAACCTTCAAAATGTTGGACGAGCACAAATTCGATTAGAAGCGATTTCACTTGAAAAATTGATGACTGAAAAAGAAGAATGGTTTGAAAAATTTATCACAGCAAGTTCCCTTCGCCTAGATGTCATTCTTTCTGAAATTTATCAACTTTCCAGATCAAAAATCGTCCCGTTAATTGAAGCAAAAAAAGTGAAAGTAAATTGGAAAATTATTGAGCAGCCATCTTTTCAGGTTCAAACTGGTGATTATTTATCAGTTCGTGGACTGGGGAGAAGTAAACTTATTGATGTCTTGGGTAAAACAAAAAAGGATAAGTGGAGAATAGAAATTGGGTTGCGAAAATAGCCGCTGAATTTTGCAGGAATTTTTGTATTGATGTCGAAATAATTAATAATCTAATTTGATTTGTGAATAAATTTGGAGGTGGCAAAAATGCCCTTAACACCATTGGATATCCATAACAAGGAATTTAACAGAGGTTTTCGTGGTTATGATGAAGATGAAGTAAATGAATTTTTGGATCAGGTAATTAAAGATTACGAAATCGTTCTTAGAGAGAAGAAAGAGCTTGCTGATAAAGTTGCAGACCTTGATGAGAGATTAGCTCATTTTGCAAATATAGAATCGACACTCAATAAGTCTATTTTAATTGCTCAAGAAACAGCTGAAGAAGTGAAAAGAAATGCTCAAAAAGAAGCACAGCTAATTATTAAAGAGGCTGAGAAAAATGCAGATCGAATTATTAATGATTCTTTATCAAAATCAAGAAAAATTGCATTAGAAATCGAAGAACTGAAAAAACAAGCGTCAGTTTATAAAATAAGATTTAAAATGCTAATTGAGGCGCAGCTTGAAATGCTTGGCAGCGATGATTGGGAAGATTTTAATAAAGCTAACGATGAAAGAAATGAACTAGTAAGAGAAGGGTAACCTTTTCTTGACGTTGATATCAATTTTTCATATAATACGTTTAATAATCAAATGGAACAAAACGGCATCGATTGGGAGAGTACTTTTTACGAACATATCGTAGCGAATCAGGGATGGTGTAAGCCTGGTATATACAGTAAAAAGGAAAATCGCCCAGGAGCTTCACACCGAAACAATAGTAGGCTGTGACGATTCATTCACGTTACGAATTTCAAGTGAACAGCATTTGTCTGTTTATAAGGGTGGTACCGCGGGTAAACTTTCTCGTCCCTACATAGGGATGAGAAGGTTTTTTTTGTAGTTTTTTTACTACTTAAAGTGATTTGTAGTATTAGAAAAACTGCTTTCGACTATCCTGAGCTGTAAGCCAATTTATTCTAGACTAATGCCCCAGCAAGTAAAACTAGGAATGTATGTTTTAAAATTAAATAAATGGAGGAAGAAAAGAATGGATTACAAAAACACATTATTAATGCCGCAAACAGAATTTCCAATGCGTGGTAATTTGCCAGCGCGTGAGCCACAAATTCAAGATAAGTGGAATGAAATGAACATATATGAAAAGGTTCAAGAAAAAACAAAGGGTCTTCCTTTGTATATTTTGCATGATGGACCGCCATATGCGAATGGCGATATTCATATCGGGCACGCCTTAAATAAGATCTTAAAAGATTTTATCGTACGATATAAATCAATGGCTGGGTATCAAGCACCTTATGTTCCTGGTTGGGATACACACGGTTTACCAATTGAAACCGCTCTAACTAAAAACGGAAAAGTTAAACGCAAAGAGTTAACAGTAGCCGAATTTCGTAAGCTTTGTGCAGACTATGCACTAGAACAGGTCGATCGTCAGCGTGAGCAATTTAAGCGATTAGGTGTCCGTGGTGATTGGGAAAATCCATACATTACCCTTCATAAAGAATACGAAGCCCAACAAATTAAAGTATTTGGAGATATGGCGAAGAAGGGTTACATTTACAAAGGGAAAAAACCAGTCTATTGGTCTCCTTCATCAGAATCTGCTCTTGCTGAAGCCGAAATCGAGTATCAAGACAAGCGCTCACCATCTATTTATGTTGCTTTTCAAGTGAAAGATGGTAAGAACGTATTAGCAGGTGACGAAAAAATTATTATCTGGACAACAACACCTTGGACAATTCCTGCTAATTTAGCTATTTGTTTACATCCAGAATTAGAATATTCAGTTGTGAAAGTAAACGAAGAGAAATACGTAGTTGCTTCGGGACTTCTTGAAAACCTTGTGAAAGTCTTTGAATGGGAAAGCTACGAAGTAGTTAAGAAAATAAAAGGTGCCCAGCTAGAAAACGTTAAAGCGGCCCATCCTATTTATGACCGTGAATCTTTAGTGATTCTTGGAGACCACGTTACGTTAGATGCTGGAACAGGGTGTGTTCATACTGCACCTGGGCACGGGGAAGATGATTTTATTGTTGGACAAAAATATAATCTCGATGTTTTATGTCCAGTAGATGATAAAGGTTGTTTTACAAATGAAGCACCTGGATTTGAAGGTTTATTCTACGATGAGGCTAATAAACCTATTACTGAAAAGTTAACAGAAGCAGGGGCGTTATTAAAGCTTTCCTTCATGACTCATTCTTACCCTCATGACTGGAGAACAAAAAAGCCGGTTATTTTTAGAGCAACGGCACAATGGTTTGCATCAATTAAAGATTTCCGCGAGCAATTATTAACTTCGATCAAAGAAGTCGAGTGGGTACCAGCTTGGGGCGAGACACGATTATTTAACATGGTACGGGACCGTGGTGATTGGTGTATTTCTAGACAGCGTGCTTGGGGTGTTCCGATTCCTGTATTTTATGGTGAAGATAATGAACCAATTATTACAGATGAAACAATTGAGCATGTTTCAAATTTGTTTAGACAGCATGGATCAAATATTTGGTTTGAGTGGGATACGAATGAATTACTTCCACCAGGATTTACCTCGCCACAAAGTCCAAATGGAAAGTTCACGAAAGAAACAGACATTATGGACGTATGGTTTGATTCAGGTTCATCACATCAGTCTGTATTAGTTGAAAGAGATGATTTACAACGTCCTGCGGATCTTTACTTGGAAGGATCTGACCAATACCGTGGTTGGTTTAACTCTTCTTTATCAACATCGGTAGCTGTTTCGGGCAAAGCTCCATATAAAGGCGTCTTGAGTCATGGATTTGTTTTAGATGGTGAAGGTAGAAAGATGAGTAAGTCAATTGGGAACGTTATTGTTCCAAATAACGTAATGAAACAACTGGGAGCTGATATTCTTCGTCTATGGGTTGCTTCTGTTGATTATCAGGCTGATGTTCGTGTTTCAGATGATATCTTAAAGCAAGTTGCAGAAGTATATCGTAAAATTCGTAATACGTTCCGTTTCTTATTAGGAAATCTTCATGACTTCAATCCAGAAACTGATCGTGTAGCGTTAAACGAGTTACCACAACTAGATCGGTACATTCTGATCAAATTAAACAAGCTTGTGAAAGATGTTAAAGATAATTACGATCATTATCAATTTGCAGGTGTCTATAATAAAATTCATAACTTCTGCTCAATTGAACTAAGTTCCTTCTATATGGATATTGCAAAAGACACCCTTTATATTCAACATAAGAATGATCCAAGCCGCAGATCTATTCAAACGGTTATGTATGATGTCTTAGTTGCTCTTACAAAGCTTGTATCACCAATTTTATCTCATACCGCAGATGAAGTATGGCCGTTCATTCCAGGTGTGAACAGTGACAGTGTTCAGTTAACTGACATGCCTACAGAAGATACGACAATTTATGAAGAAGCAATTGAAGCAAAATGGGACCAAGTATTAGAATTACGTGATGATGTTTTAAAGGCGTTGGAAAATGCGAGAAATGCAAAGAAAATCGGTAAATCATTAACAGCAGCAATTAACCTTTACCCTAATGATGAAGTAAAACAATTACTTACATCTATTGGTGATCTTGAGAAGTTATTTATCGTTTCAAAAGCAGTCATAGCTGGTGAGAAAGAAAGTGCTCCAGAAGAAGCTGAGCATTTCGAAACGATCGCTATAACTGTTGAAAAAGCGCCAGGTGAAACATGTGAACGTTGTTGGGTTGTTTCTGAAACAGTTGGAAAAGACGAAACTCATCCAACACTTTGCTCAAGCTGCGCTGAAATTGTTAAAAATCATTACTAAAAGATACAATTATAGCATCATAAAAAGCAAAGCGTGGTTTTAACCATGCTTTGCTTTTTATTTTACTTCATTGAGAACTCCCACAAAATTCTACATTCTAAATTAGTAAATCTTGTTTCGGCTAATGTTTCAATGTACGGACAAACTATGCTTGAAACCATCTTATCCAAAAGGAGGCTAATGAGATGGCTAAGTTTGATAAAATTAAAAGGGAATTAATAGCTGAAAAAGATCGCTTAGAAGAACGCATTAAGGAACTTGATCGATATGATTTAAATAAATCCATGTCATTTTCTACAGGGGAGTTATCACAGTATGATAACCATCCCGCTGATACAGCTACAGCTACGTATGAACGTGGGAAAGATATTGCCTTATTTGAGCATATTAATCAAGAATATGAAGACGTCATTGCTGCACTTGAACGAATAGAAAATGGTACCTACGGGATATGTGAAGCTTCAGGGCAAAAAATTCCTATGGATCGCTTACAAGCATTACCTACGGCAAGAACGACGATTGAGTTTAGTAAAGAAAATGTTATTGCAAGAGAACGCCCCGTCGAGGAAGATGTGCTAGGAAATTTTGATAAGTATAATTTTGATAATAATGACCGAGAAACAGAATTTGATGCAGAGGATTCTTGGCAATCGGTGGCGAAATTCAATGACAACTCAATGGTATTTGAAGATTCAAGCTTAAATAGTAGTGAGGAGTTAATTGGATATGTGGAAGAGATAGAAGCTTTTGCTTCTACAGATATCGAAGGTTACAAAGGTGCTGAAAATATTGAGATCCAAAGAAATGTCCATTATGATCATTACATGGATCAGCTAGACCGCCTAGAAGCTGGAGATGAGGTTGACTAAACGAGGGGGAAACCCCTCTTTATACACAAGACAAAATTTACTTTATATATTAAAAACTTTAAATTAAACTCTAACTTTTCTCCTAAGATTGTTCAATTGCCACAGCTATGCTAAAATGCTAAGAGGTGTGCAACATATAAGGGAGCGGAGGAGTAAAGTTGAAATATTACATATTAGCATTGTTCGTGCTTATTTTAGACCAACTAACAAAATGGATAATTGTAACAAAAACAACACTACATCAAAAAATTCCAGTTATCGAAAATTTACTCTACATTACATCACACCGTAATAAAGGAGCAGCATTTGGAATTTTGCAGGGACAAATGTGGCTTTTCTTTATTGTTACAGTTATTGTAGTAGCTTTCGTTGCTTACTATATAAATAAGCATGCTCATGAAAGTAAATTGTTAGGAATTTCATTAGGATTAGTATTAGGTGGAGCGATTGGTAATTTTGTGGATCGACTGTTTCGTGGAGAAGTCGTTGACTTTATCGATGTTTATATCTTCACTTATGACTTTGCAATTTTTAATGTAGCTGATATGGCTTTAGTTATTGGTGTTGGAGTTTTAATGTTACAAATCTTTTTAGAAGAAGGAAAGACAAGGGAGAAAAAATAATGGAAATTTTTGAATGGAAT
This window harbors:
- a CDS encoding RNA-binding protein, which encodes MSMYDHFRKEERPFVDQVLEWKELVKGRFVHKLTDFLDPREQQIITTIIGQDQEVRFSFFGGTEETERKRAFLFPPFLEPTVLDYQLSAYKVHYPQKFIQLTHPDLLGAMMALGLKRDKFGDIYIQEEVIHIVIASEISSYVEANLQNVGRAQIRLEAISLEKLMTEKEEWFEKFITASSLRLDVILSEIYQLSRSKIVPLIEAKKVKVNWKIIEQPSFQVQTGDYLSVRGLGRSKLIDVLGKTKKDKWRIEIGLRK
- the pgeF gene encoding peptidoglycan editing factor PgeF; the protein is MINETFVLRNNVYMSVEPFKQMNDRLLVGFTTRKDGYSMEPYSSLNLGLHVHDNDEEVIANREKLANELQIALANWVFSEQVHGSNIKKVSKKDCGAGTHELTNAILDTDGLYTNDKNVLLASLYADCVPLYFYSPTYNIVGLAHAGWKGTVGGIGPKMVQRWTEDEQIPLEAIYVAIGPSISKEKYEVDDFVISKVKDVVTNHHHLLYEEVKPNKYLLDLKELNKQLLIRVGIKEEHIFVSNYCTYKESDLFFSYRREQQTGRMMSFIGRT
- the ileS gene encoding isoleucine--tRNA ligase, with the translated sequence MDYKNTLLMPQTEFPMRGNLPAREPQIQDKWNEMNIYEKVQEKTKGLPLYILHDGPPYANGDIHIGHALNKILKDFIVRYKSMAGYQAPYVPGWDTHGLPIETALTKNGKVKRKELTVAEFRKLCADYALEQVDRQREQFKRLGVRGDWENPYITLHKEYEAQQIKVFGDMAKKGYIYKGKKPVYWSPSSESALAEAEIEYQDKRSPSIYVAFQVKDGKNVLAGDEKIIIWTTTPWTIPANLAICLHPELEYSVVKVNEEKYVVASGLLENLVKVFEWESYEVVKKIKGAQLENVKAAHPIYDRESLVILGDHVTLDAGTGCVHTAPGHGEDDFIVGQKYNLDVLCPVDDKGCFTNEAPGFEGLFYDEANKPITEKLTEAGALLKLSFMTHSYPHDWRTKKPVIFRATAQWFASIKDFREQLLTSIKEVEWVPAWGETRLFNMVRDRGDWCISRQRAWGVPIPVFYGEDNEPIITDETIEHVSNLFRQHGSNIWFEWDTNELLPPGFTSPQSPNGKFTKETDIMDVWFDSGSSHQSVLVERDDLQRPADLYLEGSDQYRGWFNSSLSTSVAVSGKAPYKGVLSHGFVLDGEGRKMSKSIGNVIVPNNVMKQLGADILRLWVASVDYQADVRVSDDILKQVAEVYRKIRNTFRFLLGNLHDFNPETDRVALNELPQLDRYILIKLNKLVKDVKDNYDHYQFAGVYNKIHNFCSIELSSFYMDIAKDTLYIQHKNDPSRRSIQTVMYDVLVALTKLVSPILSHTADEVWPFIPGVNSDSVQLTDMPTEDTTIYEEAIEAKWDQVLELRDDVLKALENARNAKKIGKSLTAAINLYPNDEVKQLLTSIGDLEKLFIVSKAVIAGEKESAPEEAEHFETIAITVEKAPGETCERCWVVSETVGKDETHPTLCSSCAEIVKNHY
- a CDS encoding cell division protein SepF — its product is MSLKTKFKRFFELEDDNNDSQLAQNQYEEIDEEYITRSPEKKSDKKNVVSIQSVQKSAKVMLIEPRTYDEVQDIADHLKNRKAVVINLQRISHDQAKRIVDFLSGTVYAIGGDIQKLGANIFLCTPDNVDVTGAISDFLTE
- a CDS encoding YggT family protein, producing MAQIASIINQLLFLYSYVVIAYILMSWFPNARESSIGQFIASIVEPYLAPFRKIIPPLGMIDISPIVAIIALRLATNGVNAIFSMF
- a CDS encoding TraR/DksA C4-type zinc finger protein; this translates as MAKFDKIKRELIAEKDRLEERIKELDRYDLNKSMSFSTGELSQYDNHPADTATATYERGKDIALFEHINQEYEDVIAALERIENGTYGICEASGQKIPMDRLQALPTARTTIEFSKENVIARERPVEEDVLGNFDKYNFDNNDRETEFDAEDSWQSVAKFNDNSMVFEDSSLNSSEELIGYVEEIEAFASTDIEGYKGAENIEIQRNVHYDHYMDQLDRLEAGDEVD
- a CDS encoding DivIVA domain-containing protein → MPLTPLDIHNKEFNRGFRGYDEDEVNEFLDQVIKDYEIVLREKKELADKVADLDERLAHFANIESTLNKSILIAQETAEEVKRNAQKEAQLIIKEAEKNADRIINDSLSKSRKIALEIEELKKQASVYKIRFKMLIEAQLEMLGSDDWEDFNKANDERNELVREG
- a CDS encoding YggS family pyridoxal phosphate-dependent enzyme, producing the protein MTVKQNLARIQQEIDAACQRVGREKNSVKIIAVTKYVSDERAKEALEAGISHIGENRAEEGARKWHVLNGNGTWHFIGTLQSRKVKEMIEIFDYIHSLDRLSLAKEIQKRASKIVKCFIQVNVSGEDSKHGLQPSQLIEFVTALSQFSFIEVVGLMTMAPNEEDPEATRPNFRKLKDLQKEVQALKLPYAPCEELSMGMSNDFHIAIEEGATFVRIGTSLVGKEM
- the lspA gene encoding signal peptidase II; amino-acid sequence: MKYYILALFVLILDQLTKWIIVTKTTLHQKIPVIENLLYITSHRNKGAAFGILQGQMWLFFIVTVIVVAFVAYYINKHAHESKLLGISLGLVLGGAIGNFVDRLFRGEVVDFIDVYIFTYDFAIFNVADMALVIGVGVLMLQIFLEEGKTREKK